The following coding sequences lie in one Moritella viscosa genomic window:
- the folE gene encoding GTP cyclohydrolase I, translating to MTCLSKEALLVRSVLEERGLETPMIGTGLTSSEKKERIESHFTEILKLLELDLSDDSLVETPHRIAKMYVNEIFSGLDYASFPKITLIDNKMQVDEMVKVSDITLTSTCEHHFVTIDGKATIAYIPRSKVIGLSKINRIVQFFSRRPQVQERLTQQILVALQTLLDSQDVAVSITATHYCVKARGVMDATSETTTTSLGGIFKSRPETRAEFLHCR from the coding sequence ATGACCTGCCTAAGTAAAGAAGCTTTATTAGTCCGTTCAGTCTTGGAAGAGCGAGGGTTAGAAACACCGATGATCGGAACTGGACTCACAAGCTCAGAAAAGAAAGAACGCATTGAATCGCATTTTACCGAGATTCTAAAATTATTAGAGCTGGATCTAAGCGATGATAGTTTGGTTGAAACGCCACACCGTATTGCAAAAATGTATGTAAATGAAATATTCTCAGGATTGGATTATGCGTCATTCCCTAAAATCACTTTAATTGACAATAAAATGCAAGTGGATGAAATGGTTAAGGTGAGTGATATTACATTAACGAGTACGTGTGAACACCATTTTGTGACTATCGATGGAAAGGCTACGATTGCTTATATTCCTCGTAGTAAAGTGATTGGATTATCAAAGATTAACCGTATTGTGCAGTTTTTCTCACGTCGACCACAAGTGCAAGAGCGCTTAACGCAACAAATTTTAGTTGCGCTGCAAACCTTGCTTGATTCGCAAGATGTTGCTGTTAGCATTACTGCTACGCACTATTGTGTAAAGGCTCGTGGTGTGATGGATGCAACTAGTGAAACGACAACTACATCACTGGGTGGTATCTTTAAATCACGTCCAGAAACAAGAGCTGAGTTCTTGCACTGCCGATAG
- the rnb gene encoding exoribonuclease II, translating to MFRDNPLLSQLKQNMRQNTPSVEGTVKGTERGFGFLEADDGESYFIAPPHMKKIMHGDRIKAYIETNGDKTSAEPDTLVEAKLTRFIARISITKNKLTILADSPVINMPIKAKLVGLDGQKVNEGDWVVAQLKSHALKDGNFTAEVTSFVATATDPNAPWWVTLARQDLAKDVPAMPDSVEFKDDTTRVDLTDKAFFTIDSASTQDMDDALFIEKTAEGNLKVTVAIADPTSYIPADSELNKIAAERAFTVYLPGRNIPMMPRELSDSVCSLVAGEKRPTLCCTYTIQEDGALAEEFEFFTAWITSQHKLSYTQVSDWIEEVSTEWQPEAELAEQLQSLATFARHRQQWRKKNAIVFPDQPDYSFELDETGNVLAIHVEHRRIANQMIEETMVAANITAARLFRQNGDVGVFNTHAGFDPEKIDLVVELLTEHGIECTKEHIQSLPGYVELQRTLAEKANPALDSRLRRMQSYSIISASAERHFAMGLDGYATWTSPIRKYGDIINHRLIKATLTNGSAPSATEDEVILMSERRRQHRMAERDISSWLYVDYLTPAVESKQAFEASIMDVNRGGLRVRLLENGAVAFIPASLLHDNKKEVKCLIETGQISIKDQVEYSLGDVIYVNIAEINKEKRNIVAKPIEKIAG from the coding sequence ATGTTTCGCGACAATCCACTACTATCTCAATTAAAACAAAATATGCGCCAAAATACGCCTAGTGTAGAAGGCACAGTTAAAGGCACAGAACGTGGTTTTGGCTTCCTTGAAGCAGATGATGGCGAGAGCTATTTCATTGCGCCGCCTCACATGAAAAAAATCATGCATGGCGATAGAATTAAAGCGTATATCGAAACTAACGGTGATAAAACATCAGCAGAACCAGATACCTTAGTTGAAGCTAAGTTAACGCGTTTTATTGCGCGTATCAGTATTACTAAAAATAAACTAACAATTCTTGCAGATAGCCCTGTTATCAACATGCCAATCAAAGCAAAATTAGTCGGTTTGGATGGCCAAAAAGTAAATGAAGGTGACTGGGTTGTTGCACAACTTAAATCTCATGCATTAAAAGACGGTAATTTTACTGCAGAAGTAACAAGCTTCGTCGCGACTGCAACCGATCCCAATGCACCATGGTGGGTAACATTAGCACGTCAAGACTTAGCTAAAGATGTACCAGCTATGCCTGATTCGGTTGAATTCAAAGATGACACAACACGTGTGGACCTGACAGATAAAGCCTTTTTCACTATCGATTCAGCATCAACGCAAGATATGGATGATGCACTGTTTATTGAAAAAACAGCGGAAGGTAATTTAAAAGTAACTGTCGCAATCGCCGATCCAACATCATATATCCCTGCCGATTCAGAACTAAACAAAATTGCAGCAGAACGTGCTTTCACCGTTTATCTACCGGGGCGTAATATCCCAATGATGCCACGTGAACTCAGTGACAGTGTTTGTTCACTTGTTGCTGGTGAAAAACGTCCAACATTATGCTGTACTTATACCATCCAAGAAGACGGTGCATTAGCTGAAGAGTTTGAATTTTTCACAGCCTGGATCACATCACAACACAAACTGTCTTACACACAAGTTTCAGATTGGATTGAAGAAGTATCAACTGAATGGCAGCCTGAAGCAGAATTGGCTGAACAGTTACAATCACTGGCTACTTTTGCACGTCATCGTCAACAGTGGCGCAAGAAGAATGCAATCGTATTCCCAGACCAACCTGATTACAGCTTTGAACTAGATGAAACCGGTAATGTACTTGCTATTCATGTTGAACACCGCCGAATTGCTAATCAAATGATTGAAGAAACAATGGTTGCGGCAAACATTACAGCTGCACGTTTATTCCGTCAAAATGGTGATGTTGGTGTATTTAATACGCACGCAGGGTTTGACCCAGAGAAAATTGATCTGGTTGTCGAATTGTTAACCGAGCATGGTATTGAATGTACCAAAGAGCACATCCAATCACTACCAGGTTATGTTGAATTACAGCGTACACTCGCTGAAAAAGCCAATCCAGCTTTAGACAGTCGTTTACGTCGTATGCAAAGCTACAGCATAATCAGTGCAAGTGCAGAACGTCACTTCGCGATGGGCTTAGACGGTTATGCAACATGGACTTCACCTATTCGTAAATATGGTGACATAATTAACCACCGTCTAATCAAGGCAACATTGACAAATGGTTCAGCACCGTCTGCGACTGAAGATGAAGTGATCTTAATGTCAGAACGTCGTCGTCAACACAGAATGGCTGAACGCGATATTTCATCGTGGTTATACGTTGATTACCTAACACCTGCAGTAGAAAGCAAACAAGCATTCGAAGCAAGTATTATGGATGTTAACCGTGGTGGTTTACGTGTGCGTTTACTTGAAAATGGCGCGGTTGCATTTATTCCTGCTAGCTTATTACATGATAATAAGAAAGAAGTTAAATGCTTAATTGAAACTGGCCAAATCAGTATTAAAGATCAAGTCGAATACAGCCTAGGTGATGTGATTTACGTTAACATTGCTGAAATTAACAAAGAAAAACGTAACATTGTTGCTAAACCGATAGAAAAAATCGCGGGTTAA
- a CDS encoding glutathione peroxidase: MTKLYDFEVTTITGEQKKLSDYKGQAVLIVNTASKCGFTNQYAELEELHQKYGSQGLAILGFPCNQFKQQEQGSDTDINSFCQLNFGVTFDMFSKIDVNGNNADPLYNWLKTEAKGILGSKGIKWNFTKFLINRDGDVVDRFPPTLSPKGMVKDIEKLL; encoded by the coding sequence ATGACTAAACTTTATGATTTCGAAGTAACTACAATCACAGGTGAACAAAAAAAACTCAGTGATTATAAAGGTCAAGCAGTGTTGATTGTAAATACAGCAAGTAAATGTGGATTTACTAATCAATATGCTGAACTAGAAGAGTTACACCAAAAATATGGCAGCCAAGGATTAGCGATTTTAGGCTTCCCTTGCAACCAATTTAAACAACAAGAGCAAGGCTCAGATACAGACATCAACTCATTTTGCCAACTTAACTTTGGCGTGACGTTCGATATGTTTAGTAAAATAGATGTTAACGGTAATAATGCAGATCCTCTTTATAATTGGCTTAAAACAGAAGCTAAGGGCATATTAGGCAGTAAAGGCATCAAATGGAATTTCACTAAATTCCTCATAAACCGTGATGGAGATGTTGTCGATCGATTTCCACCAACCTTGTCACCAAAAGGCATGGTTAAAGACATTGAAAAACTACTATAG
- the htpG gene encoding chaperone protein HtpG (heat shock protein HtpG) — protein MTDTVNTETHGFQAEVKQLLKLMIHSLYSNKEIFLRELVSNAADAADKLRFKALSDNSLYGNDGELRVRVSLDKTARTITIADNGIGMSREDVISHLGTIARSGTSEFFDNLSGDQAKDSQLIGQFGVGFYSGFIVADMMTVNTRAAGAAADQAVQWESEGEGDYRLADITKESRGTEIILHLREGEDDLLDEWKLRQIVNKYSDHISIPVEMWKEEQPESEGPDGEKTPAVPGEWESVTRASALWTLSKNELKDEEYQEFYKHIAHDFEDPLTWSHNRVEGKQEYTSLLYIPARAPFDMWNREKEHGLKLYVQRVFIMDDAEQFMPTYLRFVKGVLDSNDLPLNVSREILQDNKVTTSLRTACTKRVLTMLERMAKNDDEKYLKFWNEFGQALKEGPAEDMANKEKIASLLRFSSTSVGGPAQEVGFDKYIENMQEGQDKIYYITADNYTTAVNSAYLEIFKKKGIEVLLLTDRIDEWLLSHLTDFDSKQLVSVTKGDLDLGALDDEDAKKAKEEATEEFASFIERVKTTLGEKVADVRLTHRLTETPSCVVTNENGMSSQMIKLMESAGQAVPSQKYIFELNPEHEMIKRVADEADETVFTDWVQLLLEQAQLTERGSLDDPAAFIARMNRLIG, from the coding sequence ATGACTGATACAGTTAATACTGAGACTCACGGCTTTCAAGCTGAAGTTAAGCAACTGCTTAAATTAATGATCCACTCTTTATATTCAAATAAAGAAATATTTTTACGTGAACTCGTCTCTAATGCGGCAGATGCAGCCGATAAACTTCGTTTTAAAGCATTATCAGACAACAGTTTATATGGAAATGATGGTGAATTACGTGTACGTGTATCGTTGGATAAAACAGCGCGTACAATTACTATTGCTGATAACGGTATCGGCATGTCACGTGAAGATGTTATCTCACACCTAGGTACGATTGCACGTTCAGGTACGTCTGAATTTTTTGACAATCTATCTGGTGACCAAGCGAAAGATTCGCAATTAATCGGTCAGTTTGGTGTTGGTTTCTATTCTGGTTTCATCGTAGCAGATATGATGACAGTAAATACACGTGCAGCGGGCGCAGCAGCTGACCAAGCAGTACAGTGGGAATCAGAAGGTGAAGGCGACTACCGTCTCGCTGATATCACCAAAGAAAGTCGTGGTACTGAAATTATCTTACACTTACGTGAAGGTGAAGATGATTTATTAGATGAATGGAAACTGCGTCAAATTGTAAATAAATACTCTGATCATATCAGCATCCCTGTTGAAATGTGGAAAGAAGAACAACCTGAGTCAGAAGGTCCAGACGGTGAAAAAACACCAGCAGTACCAGGTGAATGGGAATCAGTAACACGTGCAAGCGCATTGTGGACATTATCGAAAAATGAATTGAAAGATGAAGAATATCAAGAGTTCTATAAGCACATTGCACATGACTTTGAAGATCCACTAACATGGAGCCATAACCGTGTAGAAGGTAAGCAAGAATATACAAGCCTACTTTATATTCCTGCTCGCGCCCCATTTGACATGTGGAACCGTGAAAAAGAACACGGTCTAAAACTGTACGTACAGCGTGTATTCATTATGGATGACGCAGAACAGTTTATGCCTACTTACCTACGTTTCGTGAAGGGTGTGTTAGATTCAAACGATTTACCACTAAACGTATCTCGTGAAATCTTACAAGATAATAAAGTCACCACATCTTTACGTACTGCTTGTACTAAGCGTGTACTTACGATGCTTGAGCGCATGGCTAAAAATGATGATGAGAAATACCTCAAATTCTGGAATGAATTCGGTCAAGCACTGAAAGAAGGTCCAGCAGAAGATATGGCAAATAAAGAAAAAATTGCTTCTTTATTACGTTTCTCTTCAACATCAGTGGGTGGTCCTGCACAAGAAGTTGGTTTCGATAAGTACATCGAAAACATGCAAGAAGGCCAAGATAAGATTTACTACATCACAGCAGACAACTACACAACAGCTGTAAACAGTGCTTACCTTGAAATCTTCAAGAAAAAAGGCATTGAAGTACTATTATTAACTGATCGTATTGATGAGTGGTTACTTTCACACTTAACAGACTTTGATAGTAAGCAACTTGTATCTGTTACTAAGGGTGATCTTGACCTTGGTGCATTAGATGATGAAGACGCTAAAAAAGCGAAAGAAGAAGCAACGGAAGAATTTGCAAGTTTCATTGAGCGTGTTAAAACAACGCTAGGTGAAAAAGTAGCCGATGTTCGCTTAACTCATCGTCTAACTGAAACCCCGTCTTGTGTTGTTACAAACGAAAATGGCATGAGCAGCCAAATGATTAAGTTAATGGAGTCTGCAGGTCAAGCTGTACCGTCACAAAAGTATATCTTTGAGCTAAATCCTGAACACGAAATGATCAAACGTGTTGCTGATGAAGCAGATGAAACAGTATTCACTGACTGGGTTCAATTATTGCTAGAGCAAGCTCAGCTTACCGAGCGTGGTAGTTTAGATGATCCAGCTGCATTTATTGCGCGTATGAACCGTTTAATTGGTTAA
- the adk gene encoding adenylate kinase, with protein MRIILLGAPGAGKGTQAQFIMENYGVPQISTGDMLRAAIKEGSELGQKVKAVMDGGQLVSDELIIELVKDRVKKEDCEKGFLLDGFPRTIPQADAMKENGIDVDFVLEFDVPDEEIVKRMSGRRVHAASGRVYHTVYNPPKVEGKDNETGEDLSIRVDDVEETVRKRLGIYHDQTAPLIAYYGKEAEAGNSKYVTFDGTQAVETVSKQLAELLG; from the coding sequence ATGCGTATTATTTTATTAGGTGCACCAGGTGCAGGTAAGGGAACTCAAGCACAGTTCATCATGGAAAATTATGGTGTTCCGCAAATCTCTACTGGTGATATGCTACGAGCTGCTATTAAAGAAGGTTCTGAGTTAGGTCAAAAAGTTAAAGCTGTTATGGATGGTGGCCAACTAGTATCTGACGAACTAATTATTGAATTAGTTAAAGATCGCGTTAAGAAAGAAGATTGTGAAAAAGGTTTCCTATTAGACGGTTTCCCACGTACTATCCCACAAGCTGACGCTATGAAAGAAAACGGTATTGACGTTGATTTCGTACTTGAATTTGACGTGCCTGATGAAGAAATCGTTAAACGTATGAGCGGTCGTCGTGTTCACGCTGCTTCTGGTCGTGTTTACCATACTGTTTATAATCCGCCTAAAGTGGAAGGTAAAGATAACGAAACTGGTGAAGATCTATCAATCCGTGTGGATGATGTTGAAGAAACTGTTCGTAAACGTCTAGGTATCTACCACGATCAAACTGCACCACTTATTGCTTACTATGGCAAAGAAGCGGAAGCAGGTAACAGCAAATATGTTACATTTGACGGTACACAAGCTGTTGAAACAGTAAGCAAACAGCTAGCTGAACTTCTTGGTTAA
- the hemH gene encoding ferrochelatase translates to MTKQSILLVNLGTPESATPAGVKAFLKPFLSDPRVVSIPRLFWLPLLNGVILPLRCKRVAKAYQSIWFDDGSPLLHYSLLQQKALSALFKEAEQDVHVELAMTYGEPSIKNAIAKLQQAGSEHIVVLPLFPQYSSTTTAPVFDQVAHYLQTNIDVPSVSLVKHYHNNAAFIDALALSIERHWEEKGRAEKLLLSYHGIPKFLVEKGDIYADHCIETTALLCARLGLAEDEVVHCYQSRFGKAEWLQPYANETLVKLAESGTKSLDVIAPAFAVDCLETLEEMAIENKKLFVGAGGEDYRFIACLNDDEAHIRALHAVASDYLR, encoded by the coding sequence ATGACGAAGCAAAGTATTTTATTGGTTAATCTTGGTACGCCCGAGTCGGCAACACCAGCCGGCGTTAAAGCGTTTTTAAAACCGTTTCTTTCTGATCCGCGCGTGGTTAGCATTCCGCGATTATTTTGGTTACCACTATTAAATGGTGTCATTTTACCTTTGCGTTGTAAACGTGTTGCTAAAGCTTACCAGTCGATTTGGTTTGATGATGGCTCACCATTATTACATTACAGTTTATTACAACAAAAAGCGTTGTCGGCGTTATTTAAAGAAGCTGAACAAGACGTGCATGTCGAACTTGCTATGACTTATGGTGAACCTAGTATTAAAAATGCTATTGCTAAGTTACAGCAAGCGGGTTCTGAACATATTGTTGTGTTACCGTTATTCCCACAGTACTCATCAACAACGACTGCCCCAGTATTTGATCAAGTTGCTCATTATCTGCAAACAAATATCGATGTACCAAGTGTGAGCTTAGTGAAACATTACCATAATAACGCAGCCTTTATTGATGCACTGGCACTGAGTATTGAACGACACTGGGAAGAAAAGGGCAGGGCAGAGAAATTGTTATTGTCTTACCATGGTATCCCTAAGTTCCTTGTTGAAAAAGGCGATATCTATGCAGATCATTGTATTGAAACGACCGCATTGCTTTGTGCGCGTTTAGGTTTAGCCGAAGATGAGGTTGTGCATTGTTATCAATCTCGTTTTGGTAAAGCTGAATGGTTACAACCGTATGCTAATGAAACCTTAGTGAAATTGGCTGAAAGTGGAACTAAATCGTTAGATGTGATTGCACCTGCGTTTGCGGTTGATTGCTTAGAAACGTTAGAAGAAATGGCAATAGAGAATAAAAAATTGTTTGTGGGTGCAGGTGGTGAGGATTACCGTTTCATTGCGTGTTTAAACGACGACGAAGCGCATATCCGTGCACTTCATGCCGTTGCGAGCGATTATTTACGTTAG
- the argA gene encoding amino-acid N-acetyltransferase, with protein MELSQQDNQLVRWFRQSAPYVNAHRDKTIVLTLSGEAIAHANFINIVNDIALLNILGIRIVLVFGARPQINTILAQHNCESIFHKRQRVTDEQAFPLIKQVIGQLQYEITAAFSMGLVNTQMHGVKINIVSGNFITAQPMGIDEGIDFCHTGRVRRVDTEALEYQLAQNAITVIPPLGYSVTGESFNLSAEEVATKIAIKLNAHKLISFCSAQGVLDYNGNLISEMFPEQAQERLEEIDAQGGINSGTASYLRAAINASLAGVTRCHLVSYKTDGSLLQELFSRDGVGTQIVRQSAEQTRPAKIEDVAGIMLLTQPLVDQGMLVQRTREQLLRDIEHFTVVERDGTIIGCASLYCFSGNIAEMASVATHPEYRRLSRGDLLVKEIERQAKLQGMENLFVLTTHSIHWFRERGFDPVELEQLPVEKQELYNLQRRSKILMKHL; from the coding sequence ATGGAATTGAGTCAACAAGATAACCAGTTAGTGCGGTGGTTTCGCCAATCCGCACCCTACGTCAATGCTCACCGTGATAAAACTATCGTACTCACACTGAGCGGTGAAGCGATTGCACACGCTAATTTTATTAATATCGTCAATGATATCGCCTTATTAAATATTCTCGGCATTCGTATCGTACTGGTGTTTGGTGCTCGCCCACAAATCAACACAATATTGGCTCAACACAATTGTGAAAGTATATTTCACAAGCGACAGCGCGTCACCGATGAACAAGCTTTCCCACTAATCAAGCAAGTCATTGGGCAACTCCAATATGAGATCACAGCAGCATTCTCAATGGGGCTGGTCAACACTCAGATGCACGGCGTAAAGATTAATATTGTCAGTGGTAATTTTATTACTGCGCAACCGATGGGTATTGATGAAGGCATTGATTTTTGTCATACCGGTCGTGTTCGTCGTGTCGATACCGAGGCTTTAGAATACCAACTTGCACAGAATGCTATCACTGTCATTCCCCCACTCGGCTATTCCGTTACTGGTGAAAGCTTTAACCTTAGTGCCGAGGAAGTTGCGACCAAAATTGCCATTAAACTAAATGCACATAAACTGATCAGTTTTTGTTCGGCTCAAGGTGTGTTGGACTATAACGGAAACCTGATTTCTGAAATGTTCCCAGAGCAAGCCCAAGAACGTCTAGAGGAAATTGATGCTCAAGGTGGAATTAATAGCGGTACTGCGTCTTATTTACGTGCAGCAATCAATGCGTCATTAGCAGGTGTCACCCGTTGTCATTTGGTGAGTTACAAAACCGATGGTTCGCTATTACAAGAGCTATTTTCACGCGATGGTGTCGGTACCCAGATTGTCCGTCAAAGCGCCGAACAAACCCGCCCAGCAAAAATTGAAGACGTAGCGGGTATCATGTTACTCACGCAACCGTTAGTTGATCAAGGTATGTTAGTACAGCGCACAAGAGAGCAACTCTTAAGGGATATTGAACATTTCACCGTGGTTGAACGTGATGGTACCATCATTGGCTGTGCATCACTGTATTGCTTCTCTGGTAATATTGCTGAAATGGCGAGTGTAGCTACCCATCCAGAATATAGACGTTTAAGTCGCGGTGACTTATTGGTTAAAGAAATCGAAAGACAAGCAAAGCTGCAAGGAATGGAAAATCTGTTCGTCCTAACTACACACAGTATTCATTGGTTTAGAGAGCGTGGTTTTGATCCTGTAGAGCTAGAACAATTACCAGTAGAAAAACAAGAGTTATATAATCTACAGCGCCGTTCAAAAATACTGATGAAGCATCTATAA
- a CDS encoding UPF0263 protein, which translates to MLLRTEDELIDFAYDTFLDSAQKELSPADQILFAMQFEDRGAVDIVSLGDDWPADVAMGINDNEYCELHIGLVDDNDLLNDIFGRVLVKKKASDNFIHILWKAE; encoded by the coding sequence ATGCTATTAAGAACTGAAGATGAATTAATTGACTTTGCCTACGACACATTCCTAGACAGTGCTCAAAAAGAATTATCCCCTGCTGATCAAATCTTATTTGCTATGCAATTCGAAGATCGTGGTGCAGTTGATATCGTGAGTCTGGGTGATGATTGGCCGGCGGACGTAGCAATGGGTATCAATGATAATGAATACTGCGAGTTACATATTGGACTTGTAGACGACAACGACTTATTAAATGATATTTTCGGGCGCGTATTGGTTAAGAAAAAAGCCAGTGATAATTTTATCCATATTCTGTGGAAAGCCGAATAA
- the aroG gene encoding phospho-2-dehydro-3-deoxyheptonate aldolase: MHYQTDDVRIREVKELLPPIAVLEKYPASDDVTKTVFESRNSISQILKQEDDRLLVIVGPCSIHDTVAALEYAERLVALREKYKDTLEIVMRVYFEKPRTTVGWKGLINDPYLDDSFQLNDGVRIARKLLLDVNAMGLPTAGEFLDMITPQYVGDLMSWGAIGARTTESQVHRELASGMSCPVGFKNGTDGTIKVAIDAIGSANAPHHFLSVTKFGHSAIISTAGNPDCHLILRGGSKSTNYSADDVATITTQLEAAKQDVNIMIDFSHANSEKKFHKQMDVSTDVSGQISAGNKGIFGVMVESHLVEGRQDLVDGKVETYGQSITDACIGWADTETMMAQLSDAVSTRRTVK; the protein is encoded by the coding sequence ATGCATTATCAAACAGACGACGTTAGAATCCGAGAAGTAAAAGAACTATTACCGCCAATTGCAGTGTTGGAAAAATACCCTGCTTCTGATGATGTGACTAAAACAGTATTTGAATCACGCAATAGCATTAGCCAAATTCTTAAGCAAGAAGATGATCGACTTTTAGTGATCGTTGGTCCTTGTTCTATCCATGATACAGTGGCTGCATTAGAATATGCAGAGCGACTAGTGGCATTGCGTGAGAAATATAAAGATACGCTTGAAATTGTTATGCGTGTTTATTTTGAAAAACCGCGTACAACTGTTGGTTGGAAAGGTTTAATCAATGACCCGTACCTAGATGATAGCTTCCAATTAAATGATGGTGTTCGTATCGCGCGCAAACTATTACTTGATGTGAATGCAATGGGTTTACCTACAGCGGGTGAATTTTTAGATATGATCACACCGCAATATGTCGGTGATTTAATGAGTTGGGGCGCAATTGGCGCACGTACGACAGAGTCTCAGGTTCACCGTGAACTGGCTTCTGGTATGTCTTGCCCAGTTGGTTTCAAAAATGGTACAGACGGTACAATTAAAGTTGCTATCGATGCAATTGGTAGTGCAAACGCGCCGCACCATTTCTTATCTGTAACTAAATTTGGTCATTCAGCGATTATTTCAACAGCTGGTAACCCTGATTGTCACCTTATTCTACGTGGTGGTAGTAAGTCGACAAACTATTCTGCTGATGATGTAGCAACAATTACAACTCAATTAGAAGCTGCTAAGCAAGACGTTAATATCATGATTGATTTTAGCCATGCTAACAGTGAAAAGAAATTCCATAAACAAATGGACGTTTCAACAGATGTTTCTGGACAAATTAGTGCTGGTAACAAAGGCATCTTTGGTGTGATGGTAGAAAGTCATTTAGTTGAAGGTCGTCAAGATCTTGTTGATGGTAAAGTCGAAACTTACGGTCAAAGTATTACTGATGCTTGTATTGGTTGGGCTGATACTGAAACAATGATGGCACAGCTATCTGATGCAGTTTCTACACGCCGTACAGTTAAATAA
- a CDS encoding putative GTP-binding protein, with the protein MSKQTIQWYPGHMHKARKEIAEVMPQMDLIIEVLDARIPYSSENPMISDLRGDTPCIKILNKSDLADPIVTAQWLEYLELEEGVKAYAFTTQEPAEIKKIPQLARALVPNKEGAHKVIKAMIMGIPNVGKSTTINILANRIIAKTGNEPAVTKQQQRIKLDNGIVLSDTPGMLWPKVQNPLSGYRLASTGAIKDTAIEYDDIGMYAAEYLCKTYPDAMRSRYKLDNLDKTDIELLEDIGRGRGCLGPGGFVDLNKAAAILINELRTAKICRISLETPVMAEAEKQAVIERLALEGEKIKKRKPKKKRR; encoded by the coding sequence ATGAGTAAACAAACGATTCAGTGGTACCCGGGGCATATGCACAAAGCCCGTAAAGAGATCGCGGAAGTTATGCCGCAAATGGACCTCATTATCGAAGTACTCGATGCACGGATCCCTTATAGCAGCGAGAATCCGATGATCTCCGATTTACGTGGTGATACCCCTTGCATTAAGATCCTCAATAAAAGCGACCTTGCAGATCCTATCGTTACTGCACAATGGTTAGAATATCTAGAATTAGAAGAAGGTGTAAAAGCGTATGCCTTTACGACGCAAGAGCCTGCTGAGATCAAAAAGATCCCACAACTCGCTCGTGCGCTAGTGCCTAATAAAGAAGGGGCTCATAAAGTCATTAAAGCGATGATTATGGGTATTCCAAACGTGGGTAAATCAACAACAATTAATATCCTCGCTAATCGTATTATTGCTAAGACGGGTAATGAGCCAGCAGTGACGAAACAGCAGCAGCGTATCAAATTAGACAACGGTATTGTGTTGTCTGATACGCCTGGGATGTTATGGCCTAAAGTACAAAACCCACTTTCTGGCTACCGTTTAGCATCAACAGGCGCAATTAAAGATACTGCGATTGAATATGATGACATTGGTATGTATGCAGCAGAATACTTATGTAAAACCTACCCAGACGCAATGCGTTCACGTTACAAGCTAGATAACCTAGACAAGACAGACATAGAATTGTTAGAAGACATTGGTCGTGGCCGCGGTTGTTTAGGCCCTGGTGGTTTTGTTGATTTAAATAAAGCCGCAGCGATATTAATTAATGAGTTACGTACTGCCAAAATCTGTCGTATCAGTTTAGAGACGCCAGTAATGGCTGAAGCAGAAAAACAGGCCGTGATTGAACGTTTAGCCCTTGAAGGCGAGAAAATCAAAAAACGTAAACCAAAGAAAAAACGTCGTTAA
- a CDS encoding putative exported protein (No significant database matches) — translation MKKFFIATVLSVCVSNAFAEDVYLLTHNNSATSSIATELEKFVGPINTETAEPTLISQHNFDLFVIESNDYAENIDSLTNNTLQGAEAILITGQPKNNSKVAKYLLGYSVEAEYLLIKGLKEEQAPELIYFNNDKELPLNKVAHLIVKKALK, via the coding sequence ATGAAAAAATTCTTTATTGCTACGGTATTAAGTGTGTGTGTTTCCAATGCTTTTGCCGAAGATGTTTATCTATTGACACATAATAATTCAGCCACATCTTCTATTGCCACTGAATTAGAGAAATTTGTTGGGCCAATTAATACTGAAACAGCCGAGCCAACATTGATTTCTCAACATAATTTTGATTTGTTTGTCATTGAGTCAAATGATTATGCTGAAAACATCGATTCTTTAACGAATAATACTTTGCAAGGTGCCGAGGCTATATTAATTACCGGCCAACCTAAGAATAATTCCAAAGTAGCGAAATACCTTCTCGGGTACAGTGTCGAGGCAGAATACTTATTAATAAAAGGGCTGAAGGAAGAACAAGCTCCTGAGCTTATTTATTTTAATAATGATAAGGAACTCCCTCTAAATAAAGTTGCTCACTTGATAGTAAAAAAAGCACTGAAATAG